The sequence TCGCCCTTGACGAGCCCGAGGCGCCAGCGATAGTTGTGGATCACGACGGCCACATGATCGGGGTTCTGGAACGACGCGGCCGAGCGCGCATAGGTCTCGTCGGAGAACTGCCACTTCGGCGACGCAAGTTGCCAGATCAGTTTGTTGAACGCATCGCGGTTCGCCGCGTAGCCGAGTGCGCCGCGCTCGGTCGTGAAATAGAACTGATACCACCACTGGAATTCGGCCTGTGGCGGCAGCGGCTTGCGGTTCGCCTCCTGGCTGCCGATCAGGTAGCCGCTCACCGACACCAGCGCCTTCACGCGCTGCGGCCACAGCGCCGCGATGATGTCGGCCGTGCGCGCGCCCCAGTCGTAGCCGCCGAACACCGCGCGGTCGATCTTCAGCGCATCCATCAGCGCGACGACGTCGACGGCCGTCACGGCCTGCTGGCCATTGCGCACCGTGTCGGCAGAGCGGAACGTCGTCGATCCGTAGCCGCGCAGGTACGGCACGATCACGCGATAGCCGGCCGCGACGAGCAGCGGCGCGACTTCGGCATAGCTGTAGATGTCGTACGGCCAGCCGTGCAGCAGGAACACGACGGGGCCCTTCTTCGGCCCGAGGTCCGCATACCCGACGTTGAGCACGCCCGCGTCGATCTGGTGGATCGTGCCCAGCGACGCAACGCCGGCCGGGCGCTTCGCAGCCGGTGCATCGGGCGCCGACTGCGCGCGCGCCAGGTTGCCGAACCCGAGGTCGGCGAGGCTCAGGCCCGCCAGCGTCGTGCCCAGGATCAGGCGGCGGCGGGTGTTCACGGTATCAGGCATGACTCGTTCTCCATTGTCGATCGCTTAGGAAGGGGCCCGCGGCACGTGCGGGCGCTCCAGTATCGCCGTTCGCAGCGGCGGCGCATGGCACCGCGCCGCCGTGTGAAACGCTTCACCGGTTTTATATCCG comes from Burkholderia pyrrocinia and encodes:
- a CDS encoding alpha/beta fold hydrolase, encoding MPDTVNTRRRLILGTTLAGLSLADLGFGNLARAQSAPDAPAAKRPAGVASLGTIHQIDAGVLNVGYADLGPKKGPVVFLLHGWPYDIYSYAEVAPLLVAAGYRVIVPYLRGYGSTTFRSADTVRNGQQAVTAVDVVALMDALKIDRAVFGGYDWGARTADIIAALWPQRVKALVSVSGYLIGSQEANRKPLPPQAEFQWWYQFYFTTERGALGYAANRDAFNKLIWQLASPKWQFSDETYARSAASFQNPDHVAVVIHNYRWRLGLVKGEAQYDDIERRLAAGPAITVPTITMEGDANGAPHPEPAAYAKRFTGKYQHRTITGGIGHNLPQEAPQAFADAILQVEHL